The following proteins come from a genomic window of Megalobrama amblycephala isolate DHTTF-2021 linkage group LG1, ASM1881202v1, whole genome shotgun sequence:
- the taok2a gene encoding serine/threonine-protein kinase TAO2 isoform X2 — protein MPASVRTGTLKDSEVSELFYRDDPEKLFTDLREIGHGSFGAVYFAHDVRSNEVVAIKKMSFSGKQSNEKWQDIIKEVKFLQKLRHPNTIEYKGCYLREHTAWLVMEYCLGSASDLLEVHKKPLQEVEIAAITHGALQGLAYLHSHNMIHRDVKAGNILLTEPGQVKLGDFGSASIISPANSFVGTPYWMAPEVILAMDEGQYDGKVDVWSLGITCIELAERKPPLFNMNAMSALYHIAQNESPVLASNHWSDYFRNFVDSCLQKIPQDRPTSDVLLNHHFLCRERPHSVVMDLITRTKDAVRELDNLQYRKMKKILFQETHNGPTQEGGEEEEEAEQYLLQTGTVNSMESSQSVPSMSISASSQSSSVNSLADGSDDSAEMAMMQEGEQTVTSNSSIIHRPTARDNIYDDPYQPEMESQQQPSSAARRRVHRNRDHFATIRTASLVTRQIQEHEQGSALREQMSGYKRMRRQHQKQLLALENKLKSEMDEHQLRLDKELETQRNNFGSEADKLSKKHQAILEKEIKAAQTEEKKFQQHILNQQKKELSSLLDSQKRQYRQRKEQLKEELNENQSTPKREKQEWLVRQKECLQQIQAEEEASLLRRQRQYYELQCRQYKRKMLLARHNLEQDLLREDLNKRQTQKDLECAMLLRHHESTQELEFRQLGLVQRTRADLIRTQHQSELANQMEYNKRREQELRQKHAVEVRQQPKSLKTKELQIKRQFQDTCKIQTRQYKALRNHLLETTPKSEHKTVLKRLKEEQTRKLAILAEQYDHSIKDMLSTQALRLDETQEDEYRALRMQLQQELELLNAYQSKIKMHTDTQHEREAKDLEQRVSIRRALLEQRIEEEMLSLQNERSERIRALLEHQAREIESFDSESMRLGFSNMALSGIPAEAYNQGYPNPPSSGPGGWPSRPVPRSGSQWSHGVQNSAAPPSWRSQNSTAGFSRGEQISSRERDRERDLDGMGARGFPSSRSSASSASSSSSHHHLRYMPQHYHHQSTPHLYRDSREREWGGGGSGGGGGGHHSSSSSSHGHSHHISSHASSQSLALLPPPPPPPPISLSSSSPPSSSSSSSSQSGYGGRGESLAVRGPSLMALRNSPGPLRRTASGGGAGGSGGDGGLSRSTSVTSHISNGSHLSYS, from the exons ATGCCTGCCAGTGTGCGTACTGGGACCCTGAAGGACTCAGAGGTGTCTGAGCTCTTCTACAGAGATGATCCTGAGAAGCTCTTCACTGATCTCCGGGAAATCGGTCATGGCAGCTTTGGAGCTGTGTACTTT GCTCATGATGTGCGTTCAAATGAAGTGGTGGCCATCAAGAAGATGTCATTCAGTGGCAAGCAGTCCAATGAG AAATGGCAGGACATCATCAAGGAGGTGaagttcttgcagaagctcagaCACCCCAATACCATCGAATACAAAGGGTGCTACCTCAGAGAGCACACAGCATGG CTGGTGATGGAATACTGTCTAGGATCAGCCTCTGATCTTTTAGAGG TGCATAAAAAGCCTCTGCAGGAGGTGGAAATAGCTGCTATTACCCATGGTGCACTTCAGGGCCTCGCCTACCTTCACTCTCATAACATGATACACAG AGATGTGAAGGCAGGGAATATTCTGCTAACTGAGCCTGGTCAGGTGAAGCTTGGAGATTTTGGCTCTGCCTCAATCATTTCTCCTGCTAACTCTTTTGTGGGTACACCTTactg GATGGCCCCAGAAGTGATCCTAGCCATGGACGAGGGGCAGTACGACGGGAAGGTGGACGTCTGGTCTCTCGGCATCACCTGCATCGAACTAG CTGAAAGGAAACCGCCCTTGTTCAATATGAATGCTATGAGTGCCTTATACCACATTGCGCAAAACGAAAGCCCTGTCCTGGCGTCAAACCATTG GTCGGACTACTTCCGTAACTTTGTGGACTCTTGTCTTCAAAAGATCCCTCAGGACAGGCCTACCTCAGATGTGCTGCTCAAT CATCATTTCCTATGTCGAGAGCGCCCCCATTCTGTAGTGATGGATCTGATCACGCGCACCAAAGACGCTGTGCGAGAGTTGGACAACCTGCAGTACAGGAAGATGAAGAAGATCCTGTTTCAGGAAACCCACAACGGCCCCACACAGgaaggaggagaggaggaagag gaagCAGAGCAGTACCTCCTGCAGACAGGCACGGTGAACAGTATGGAGAGCTCTCAGTCTGTGCCCTCCATGTCCATCAGCGCCAGCTCCCAGAGTTCCTCAGTCAACAGCCTGGCCGATGGCTCGGACGACAGTGCTGAGATGGCCATGATGCAGGAGGGAGAACAGACTGTCACCTCTAACAGCTCGATTATACACCGCCCCACT GCACGTGATAATATTTACGACGACCCCTATCAGCCGGAGATGGAGTCGCAGCAGCAGCCGTCGTCGGCCGCTCGGAGGAGGGTGCACAGAAACCGAGACCATTTTGCTACCATCCGCACAGCTTCTCTG gTGACCCGTCAGATTCAGGAGCATGAACAGGGCTCAGCTCTGAGGGAGCAGATGTCCGGGTACAAGCGCATGAGGAGGCAGCACCAGAAACAACTGCTGGCTCTGGAGAACAAACTCAAGTCTGAGATGGATGAACATCAGCTCAGATTGGACAAAGAGCTGGAGACCCAGAGAAACAACTTTGGCAGTGAAGCAGACAAGCTGAGTAAGAAACATCAGGCCATCCTGGAAAAAGAG ATTAAAGCTGCACagacagaagagaagaaatttcAGCAGCACATATTGAAccagcagaagaaagaactCAGCAGCCTGCTGGATTCCCAGAAACGGCAGTACAGGCAACGCAAGGAGCAGCTAAAGGAG GAGCTGAATGAGAACCAGTCCACGCCGAAGCGAGAGAAGCAGGAATGGCTGGTGAGGCAGAAGGAGTGTCTGCAGCAGATCCAGGCTGAGGAAGAGGCCTCTTTATTACGGCGACAACGGCAGTATTACGAGCTGCAGTGCAGACAGTATAAGAGGAAAATGCTGCTCGCGAGACACAATCTGGAGCAGGACCTGCTTAGAGAG GACTTGAATAAGCGTCAAACCCAGAAGGATCTGGAGTGTGCTATGTTGTTGAGACATCATGAGTCCACTCAGGAGCTGGAGTTCAGGCAGCTGGGACTGGTTCAGCGTACTCGGGCTGACCTGATCCGAACGCAGCACCAGAGTGAACTGGCCAACCAGATGGAGTATAATAAGCGACGGGAGCAGGAACTACGTCAGAAACATGCTGTGGAGGTCCGCCAGCAACCTAAAAGCTTAAAG ACGAAAGAGCTCCAGATCAAACGTCAGTTCCAAGACACGTGTAAGATTCAGACACGGCAATACAAAGCCCTGCGCAACCACCTGCTGGAGACCACGCCCAAATCAGAGCATAAAACCGTACTGAAGAGACTCAAAGAGGAACAAACTCGTAAACTGGCCATCCTGGCCGAACAGTACGACCATTCCATCAAAGACATGCTGTCCACACAGGCT TTGCGATTGGATGAAACGCAGGAGGATGAGTACCGAGCACTGCGCATGCAGCTGCAGCAGGAATTGGAGCTGCTGAACGCCTATCAGAGCAAAATAAAgatgcacacagacacacaacatGAGAGAGAGGCCAAAGACCTGGAGCAGAGGGTGTCTATACGGAGAGCTCTCCTTGAGCAGAGG ATTGAGGAGGAGATGTTGTCTCTGCAGAACGAGCGTTCTGAGCGAATCCGGGCTCTGCTTGAGCACCAAGCTCGAGAAATCGAGTCTTTTGACTCAGAGAGCATGCGTCTGGGCTTCAGTAACATGGCTTTGAGCGGAATCCCTGCTGAGGCTTACAATCAGGGTTACCCCAACCCTCCTTCCTCCGGCCCCGGGGGCTGGCCGTCCCGTCCCGTGCCTCGCTCAGGCAGCCAGTGGAGCCACGGCGTCCAAAACTCAGCGGCGCCGCCCTCTTGGCGAAGTCAGAACAGTACAGCGGGGTTCAGCCGAGGGGAGCAAATCTCCAGCCGGGAGAGAGATCGAGAGAGGGATTTAGACGGAATGGGTGCCCGTGGCTTTCCGAGCTCTCGCTCCTCCGCCTCGTCTGCGTCGTCATCATCCTCGCATCATCACCTCCGCTACATGCCGCAGCATTACCACCACCAGAGTACGCCACACCTGTACCGCGACAGCCGAGAGAGGGAGTGGGGAGGTGGTGGTAGTGGTGGAGGAGGAGGTGGTCACCACTCTTCTTCATCCTCCTCTCATGGCCACTCGCATCACATTTCTTCCCATGCCTCTTCCCAATCCCTTGCTCTCCTCCCTCCACCACCTCCTCCTCCACCCATCTCTCTTTCCTCATCTTCTCCCccgtcctcctcctcctcttcctcctctcagAGTGGCTACGGTGGAAGGGGCGAGAGCTTAGCTGTGAGGGGCCCCAGCCTGATGGCTCTGAGAAACAGTCCAGGACCCCTTCGGAGAACCGCCTCGGGCGGAGGTGCTGGTGGGTCTGGCGGGGACGGAGGTTTGAGCCGGAGTACATCAGTGACGTCGCACATTTCCAATGGATCCCACCTCTCCTACTCGTAG
- the taok2a gene encoding serine/threonine-protein kinase TAO2 isoform X1 → MPASVRTGTLKDSEVSELFYRDDPEKLFTDLREIGHGSFGAVYFAHDVRSNEVVAIKKMSFSGKQSNEKWQDIIKEVKFLQKLRHPNTIEYKGCYLREHTAWLVMEYCLGSASDLLEVHKKPLQEVEIAAITHGALQGLAYLHSHNMIHRDVKAGNILLTEPGQVKLGDFGSASIISPANSFVGTPYWMAPEVILAMDEGQYDGKVDVWSLGITCIELAERKPPLFNMNAMSALYHIAQNESPVLASNHWSDYFRNFVDSCLQKIPQDRPTSDVLLNHHFLCRERPHSVVMDLITRTKDAVRELDNLQYRKMKKILFQETHNGPTQEGGEEEEEAEQYLLQTGTVNSMESSQSVPSMSISASSQSSSVNSLADGSDDSAEMAMMQEGEQTVTSNSSIIHRPTARDNIYDDPYQPEMESQQQPSSAARRRVHRNRDHFATIRTASLVTRQIQEHEQGSALREQMSGYKRMRRQHQKQLLALENKLKSEMDEHQLRLDKELETQRNNFGSEADKLSKKHQAILEKEIKAAQTEEKKFQQHILNQQKKELSSLLDSQKRQYRQRKEQLKEELNENQSTPKREKQEWLVRQKECLQQIQAEEEASLLRRQRQYYELQCRQYKRKMLLARHNLEQDLLREDLNKRQTQKDLECAMLLRHHESTQELEFRQLGLVQRTRADLIRTQHQSELANQMEYNKRREQELRQKHAVEVRQQPKSLKTKELQIKRQFQDTCKIQTRQYKALRNHLLETTPKSEHKTVLKRLKEEQTRKLAILAEQYDHSIKDMLSTQAVSKLRLDETQEDEYRALRMQLQQELELLNAYQSKIKMHTDTQHEREAKDLEQRVSIRRALLEQRIEEEMLSLQNERSERIRALLEHQAREIESFDSESMRLGFSNMALSGIPAEAYNQGYPNPPSSGPGGWPSRPVPRSGSQWSHGVQNSAAPPSWRSQNSTAGFSRGEQISSRERDRERDLDGMGARGFPSSRSSASSASSSSSHHHLRYMPQHYHHQSTPHLYRDSREREWGGGGSGGGGGGHHSSSSSSHGHSHHISSHASSQSLALLPPPPPPPPISLSSSSPPSSSSSSSSQSGYGGRGESLAVRGPSLMALRNSPGPLRRTASGGGAGGSGGDGGLSRSTSVTSHISNGSHLSYS, encoded by the exons ATGCCTGCCAGTGTGCGTACTGGGACCCTGAAGGACTCAGAGGTGTCTGAGCTCTTCTACAGAGATGATCCTGAGAAGCTCTTCACTGATCTCCGGGAAATCGGTCATGGCAGCTTTGGAGCTGTGTACTTT GCTCATGATGTGCGTTCAAATGAAGTGGTGGCCATCAAGAAGATGTCATTCAGTGGCAAGCAGTCCAATGAG AAATGGCAGGACATCATCAAGGAGGTGaagttcttgcagaagctcagaCACCCCAATACCATCGAATACAAAGGGTGCTACCTCAGAGAGCACACAGCATGG CTGGTGATGGAATACTGTCTAGGATCAGCCTCTGATCTTTTAGAGG TGCATAAAAAGCCTCTGCAGGAGGTGGAAATAGCTGCTATTACCCATGGTGCACTTCAGGGCCTCGCCTACCTTCACTCTCATAACATGATACACAG AGATGTGAAGGCAGGGAATATTCTGCTAACTGAGCCTGGTCAGGTGAAGCTTGGAGATTTTGGCTCTGCCTCAATCATTTCTCCTGCTAACTCTTTTGTGGGTACACCTTactg GATGGCCCCAGAAGTGATCCTAGCCATGGACGAGGGGCAGTACGACGGGAAGGTGGACGTCTGGTCTCTCGGCATCACCTGCATCGAACTAG CTGAAAGGAAACCGCCCTTGTTCAATATGAATGCTATGAGTGCCTTATACCACATTGCGCAAAACGAAAGCCCTGTCCTGGCGTCAAACCATTG GTCGGACTACTTCCGTAACTTTGTGGACTCTTGTCTTCAAAAGATCCCTCAGGACAGGCCTACCTCAGATGTGCTGCTCAAT CATCATTTCCTATGTCGAGAGCGCCCCCATTCTGTAGTGATGGATCTGATCACGCGCACCAAAGACGCTGTGCGAGAGTTGGACAACCTGCAGTACAGGAAGATGAAGAAGATCCTGTTTCAGGAAACCCACAACGGCCCCACACAGgaaggaggagaggaggaagag gaagCAGAGCAGTACCTCCTGCAGACAGGCACGGTGAACAGTATGGAGAGCTCTCAGTCTGTGCCCTCCATGTCCATCAGCGCCAGCTCCCAGAGTTCCTCAGTCAACAGCCTGGCCGATGGCTCGGACGACAGTGCTGAGATGGCCATGATGCAGGAGGGAGAACAGACTGTCACCTCTAACAGCTCGATTATACACCGCCCCACT GCACGTGATAATATTTACGACGACCCCTATCAGCCGGAGATGGAGTCGCAGCAGCAGCCGTCGTCGGCCGCTCGGAGGAGGGTGCACAGAAACCGAGACCATTTTGCTACCATCCGCACAGCTTCTCTG gTGACCCGTCAGATTCAGGAGCATGAACAGGGCTCAGCTCTGAGGGAGCAGATGTCCGGGTACAAGCGCATGAGGAGGCAGCACCAGAAACAACTGCTGGCTCTGGAGAACAAACTCAAGTCTGAGATGGATGAACATCAGCTCAGATTGGACAAAGAGCTGGAGACCCAGAGAAACAACTTTGGCAGTGAAGCAGACAAGCTGAGTAAGAAACATCAGGCCATCCTGGAAAAAGAG ATTAAAGCTGCACagacagaagagaagaaatttcAGCAGCACATATTGAAccagcagaagaaagaactCAGCAGCCTGCTGGATTCCCAGAAACGGCAGTACAGGCAACGCAAGGAGCAGCTAAAGGAG GAGCTGAATGAGAACCAGTCCACGCCGAAGCGAGAGAAGCAGGAATGGCTGGTGAGGCAGAAGGAGTGTCTGCAGCAGATCCAGGCTGAGGAAGAGGCCTCTTTATTACGGCGACAACGGCAGTATTACGAGCTGCAGTGCAGACAGTATAAGAGGAAAATGCTGCTCGCGAGACACAATCTGGAGCAGGACCTGCTTAGAGAG GACTTGAATAAGCGTCAAACCCAGAAGGATCTGGAGTGTGCTATGTTGTTGAGACATCATGAGTCCACTCAGGAGCTGGAGTTCAGGCAGCTGGGACTGGTTCAGCGTACTCGGGCTGACCTGATCCGAACGCAGCACCAGAGTGAACTGGCCAACCAGATGGAGTATAATAAGCGACGGGAGCAGGAACTACGTCAGAAACATGCTGTGGAGGTCCGCCAGCAACCTAAAAGCTTAAAG ACGAAAGAGCTCCAGATCAAACGTCAGTTCCAAGACACGTGTAAGATTCAGACACGGCAATACAAAGCCCTGCGCAACCACCTGCTGGAGACCACGCCCAAATCAGAGCATAAAACCGTACTGAAGAGACTCAAAGAGGAACAAACTCGTAAACTGGCCATCCTGGCCGAACAGTACGACCATTCCATCAAAGACATGCTGTCCACACAGGCTGTGAGTAAG TTGCGATTGGATGAAACGCAGGAGGATGAGTACCGAGCACTGCGCATGCAGCTGCAGCAGGAATTGGAGCTGCTGAACGCCTATCAGAGCAAAATAAAgatgcacacagacacacaacatGAGAGAGAGGCCAAAGACCTGGAGCAGAGGGTGTCTATACGGAGAGCTCTCCTTGAGCAGAGG ATTGAGGAGGAGATGTTGTCTCTGCAGAACGAGCGTTCTGAGCGAATCCGGGCTCTGCTTGAGCACCAAGCTCGAGAAATCGAGTCTTTTGACTCAGAGAGCATGCGTCTGGGCTTCAGTAACATGGCTTTGAGCGGAATCCCTGCTGAGGCTTACAATCAGGGTTACCCCAACCCTCCTTCCTCCGGCCCCGGGGGCTGGCCGTCCCGTCCCGTGCCTCGCTCAGGCAGCCAGTGGAGCCACGGCGTCCAAAACTCAGCGGCGCCGCCCTCTTGGCGAAGTCAGAACAGTACAGCGGGGTTCAGCCGAGGGGAGCAAATCTCCAGCCGGGAGAGAGATCGAGAGAGGGATTTAGACGGAATGGGTGCCCGTGGCTTTCCGAGCTCTCGCTCCTCCGCCTCGTCTGCGTCGTCATCATCCTCGCATCATCACCTCCGCTACATGCCGCAGCATTACCACCACCAGAGTACGCCACACCTGTACCGCGACAGCCGAGAGAGGGAGTGGGGAGGTGGTGGTAGTGGTGGAGGAGGAGGTGGTCACCACTCTTCTTCATCCTCCTCTCATGGCCACTCGCATCACATTTCTTCCCATGCCTCTTCCCAATCCCTTGCTCTCCTCCCTCCACCACCTCCTCCTCCACCCATCTCTCTTTCCTCATCTTCTCCCccgtcctcctcctcctcttcctcctctcagAGTGGCTACGGTGGAAGGGGCGAGAGCTTAGCTGTGAGGGGCCCCAGCCTGATGGCTCTGAGAAACAGTCCAGGACCCCTTCGGAGAACCGCCTCGGGCGGAGGTGCTGGTGGGTCTGGCGGGGACGGAGGTTTGAGCCGGAGTACATCAGTGACGTCGCACATTTCCAATGGATCCCACCTCTCCTACTCGTAG